In Camelina sativa cultivar DH55 chromosome 16, Cs, whole genome shotgun sequence, a single window of DNA contains:
- the LOC104749996 gene encoding probable receptor-like protein kinase At5g47070 isoform X2 yields the protein MFQTLMVLIRRFMLLLNSLIVKVYSIQGHKEWINEVNFLGVVNHPNLVKLVGYCADDDERGMQRLLVYELMCNKSLEDHLVGRVVSVTLPWMTRLKIAQDAAQGLAYLHEEMDFQLIFRDFKSSNILLDEGFGAKLSDFGLARQGPPEGLGHVSTSVVGTVGYAAPEYVQTGKLTAKSDVWSFGVVLYELITGRRAVDRNRPRGEQKLLEWVKPYVSDSKKFHVIVDPRLEGQYYCMKSVQRVAALANKCLMKQPKSRPRMSEVVSLLGRIIDEEAENAPPPVADETEEIIKAEVNGESEPELKKQGSYYRQKVLDLRDKMNLNKSLSKLDWRNWTPGLVRTW from the exons ATGTTTCAGACTCTAATGGTTTTGATTCGAAGATTCATGTTGCTGTTAAACAGCTTAATCGTCAAGGTTTACAG TATTCAGGGGCATAAAGAATGGATCAATGAGGTGAATTTCTTAGGTGTAGTGAATCATCCAAATCTTGTGAAGTTAGTTGGTTATtgtgctgatgatgatgagagaggGATGCAACGGCTTCTAGTTTATGAACTTATGTGCAACAAAAGCTTAGAGGATCATCTCGTAGGCCGAGTTGTGTCTGTAACGCTTCCGTGGATGACGAGGTTGAAGATTGCTCAGGATGCTGCTCAAGGCTTGGCTTATCTTCATGAAGAAATGGATTTTCAG CTGATATTTCGAGATTTCAAGTCTTCAAATATCTTGCTTGACGAGGGATTTGGTGCTAAGCTCTCGGATTTTGGATTAGCTAGGCAAGGACCTCCTGAAGGACTTGGTCATGTCTCAACTTCA GTTGTAGGTACAGTTGGTTACGCGGCTCCTGAGTATGTACAAACTGGGAAACTGACGGCAAAGAGTGATGTTTGGAGCTTTGGTGTAGTTTTGTATGAACTGATCACAGGAAGACGAGCAGTGGACAGAAATCGACCTCGTGGGGAACAGAAGCTGCTTGAATGGGTGAAACCTTATGTGTCAGACTCAAAGAAGTTCCATGTGATTGTGGATCCACGGCTCGAAGGCCAGTACTACTGTATGAAGTCTGTTCAGAGAGTAGCTGCTTTAGCAAACAAATGTCTAATGAAGCAACCGAAATCACGGCCTAGAATGAGCGAAGTTGTTTCACTTCTTGGACGCATCATCGATGAAGAAGCGGAAAACGCTCCTCCTCCAGTTGCTGATGAAACAGAAGAGATCATCAAAGCTGAGGTAAATGGAGAGAGTGAGCCTGAGCTGAAGAAGCAAGGGAGTTATTATCGTCAGAAGGTTCTTGATCTCAGGGATAAGATGAACTTAAACAAGTCGCTTTCGAAGCTAGACTGGCGAAACTGGACACCAGGACTAGTCAGAACATGGTAG
- the LOC104749996 gene encoding probable receptor-like protein kinase At5g47070 isoform X1: protein MKCFHFTNGDKRGTTTTTIDEGGGGGGDSVVSRASRLSWARSLSVASSSTSDPTRRSEFDSDWSLSPERIGFPKPLSQRWIGGLVAENDLKVFTFKELKLATKGFNRGLLIGEGGFGCVYRGVVDVSDSNGFDSKIHVAVKQLNRQGLQGHKEWINEVNFLGVVNHPNLVKLVGYCADDDERGMQRLLVYELMCNKSLEDHLVGRVVSVTLPWMTRLKIAQDAAQGLAYLHEEMDFQLIFRDFKSSNILLDEGFGAKLSDFGLARQGPPEGLGHVSTSVVGTVGYAAPEYVQTGKLTAKSDVWSFGVVLYELITGRRAVDRNRPRGEQKLLEWVKPYVSDSKKFHVIVDPRLEGQYYCMKSVQRVAALANKCLMKQPKSRPRMSEVVSLLGRIIDEEAENAPPPVADETEEIIKAEVNGESEPELKKQGSYYRQKVLDLRDKMNLNKSLSKLDWRNWTPGLVRTW, encoded by the exons atgaagtgttTTCACTTCACCAATGGCGACAAGagaggaacaacaacaacaacaatcgatgaaggaggcggaggaggaggagacagtGTTGTTTCGAGAGCTTCGAGACTCTCATGGGCTCGGTCTCTAAGCGTAGCATCATCCAGCACTTCAGACCCAACTCGGAGGTCTGAGTTTGACTCAGACTGGAGTCTCTCACCGGAACGAATTGGTTTCCCTAAACCGTTGAGTCAACGTTGGATCGGTGGACTTGTTGCTGAGAACGATCTAAAGGTGTTTACTTTTAAAGAGCTGAAGTTGGCTACTAAAGGGTTTAATAGAGGTCTTCTGATCGGTGAAGGAGGGTTTGGTTGTGTTTATAGAGGCGTTGTTGATGTTTCAGACTCTAATGGTTTTGATTCGAAGATTCATGTTGCTGTTAAACAGCTTAATCGTCAAGGTTTACAG GGGCATAAAGAATGGATCAATGAGGTGAATTTCTTAGGTGTAGTGAATCATCCAAATCTTGTGAAGTTAGTTGGTTATtgtgctgatgatgatgagagaggGATGCAACGGCTTCTAGTTTATGAACTTATGTGCAACAAAAGCTTAGAGGATCATCTCGTAGGCCGAGTTGTGTCTGTAACGCTTCCGTGGATGACGAGGTTGAAGATTGCTCAGGATGCTGCTCAAGGCTTGGCTTATCTTCATGAAGAAATGGATTTTCAG CTGATATTTCGAGATTTCAAGTCTTCAAATATCTTGCTTGACGAGGGATTTGGTGCTAAGCTCTCGGATTTTGGATTAGCTAGGCAAGGACCTCCTGAAGGACTTGGTCATGTCTCAACTTCA GTTGTAGGTACAGTTGGTTACGCGGCTCCTGAGTATGTACAAACTGGGAAACTGACGGCAAAGAGTGATGTTTGGAGCTTTGGTGTAGTTTTGTATGAACTGATCACAGGAAGACGAGCAGTGGACAGAAATCGACCTCGTGGGGAACAGAAGCTGCTTGAATGGGTGAAACCTTATGTGTCAGACTCAAAGAAGTTCCATGTGATTGTGGATCCACGGCTCGAAGGCCAGTACTACTGTATGAAGTCTGTTCAGAGAGTAGCTGCTTTAGCAAACAAATGTCTAATGAAGCAACCGAAATCACGGCCTAGAATGAGCGAAGTTGTTTCACTTCTTGGACGCATCATCGATGAAGAAGCGGAAAACGCTCCTCCTCCAGTTGCTGATGAAACAGAAGAGATCATCAAAGCTGAGGTAAATGGAGAGAGTGAGCCTGAGCTGAAGAAGCAAGGGAGTTATTATCGTCAGAAGGTTCTTGATCTCAGGGATAAGATGAACTTAAACAAGTCGCTTTCGAAGCTAGACTGGCGAAACTGGACACCAGGACTAGTCAGAACATGGTAG